DNA from Tiliqua scincoides isolate rTilSci1 unplaced genomic scaffold, rTilSci1.hap2 HAP2_SCAFFOLD_199, whole genome shotgun sequence:
aggccttaggagtggacctcaacaagtgggaaaccctggcctctgagcggcccgcttggaggcaggctgtgcagcatggcctttcccagtttgaagagacacttggccaacagtttgaggcaaagaggcaaggcccatagccagggagacagaccagggacagattgcacttgcttccagtgcggaagggattgtcactcccgaattggccttttcagctgcacagggagacagaccagggacagactgcacttgcttccactgcagaagggattgtcactcccgaattggccttttcagctgcactagacgctgttccagaaccaccattcagagcacgataccatagtctttccggactaaaggttgccaacggtgtgttccattaatttcaatagtgCTAAGTCAGGATTCACTtttttaggatacaacccacagATGATCAAGTATAATGACCTGCCCTTCCAGCTAGAATGTACTGCAGCAATTCCCAGAGGCATATTAAGATTCTTGCCAACATATAATTGCCAAAGACTTAGTAATGGTTGTTTTGGCGCACTGGAGGTAAGAAATAGTACAAAGGACACCCCCAATATGAGTTCTTCCCCCACATGAAACAAATGCTCTTTTAAAATTCCTTCTTTGTTGATTTAGAACAAAGAAGCACTAATTTTTGTAAAGTCTACTAAGCTTCTTTTATGGAACAGCAAGTTTTCCTGCTCTATGTATGGTCAATTTTAAATATTCTTTAAATTCCAATAATTCCAAAGCAAAGACTAAAAAGAGATATCAATGCTTTCTTAAAACATCCAGTGTTCTTTACAGGTAACACACATACAGGTATAGATAATTTTAATTAAGGTACATTACCTGATATTATAAAGGGGTTGTGTCTGATGTACCACGATGTTGCATTTTGGACATCTATTACTGTAGTAAAAGTGTCTTACTATGCAGCTTTTAcaaactgtaaataaataaaaataaataagtagttGCTGCCTTCCATACAGGAGTATACAAAATCACCAAATTATCACCAAAAATAATCCAGAATATGTAATAACATGTTGGCTAGAAAGCAGAGTAAATGTTAAAGAAGTGAAAATAAGCACAGTTGATACTGGGTTCAGAGCAATTCTAGGGAGGTTAGTTTTTAACAACAGcattccaacaacaacaaaaatgctcATAAGTAGAACACTGAATATACTGCTCGTACGTAGTAAAACACTGAATGTAGATTTTAGTTCTTATACACATGGATTTTACAAGTTGCAGAGAAGAGTGCATGTATGCACATATTTCTTGAAATTAGTTCCATTTTCCTTTCCACAACAGTTTTCTTAAGAACAGCAGAGCCAGTGACATCCAAACTATTCAACAGTTATTTTATATTAGATTAACTTTTATGTGTTGTTTACGTTTCAAAGACATGCTCCTTATACACTTGTCTTAAAGCTCACTGACCTCTCTTAATGGATCAAAGATCTATTAACTCCAAAATGGACCAAATTTATGACCCACCTTGAAACACACATAAATTGATGAGGTTTTCCAGAATTTATCTTGGAGACACCaccatgcagcaacaaaactagCACAAGATATACAGTATTTTTGAGATATAATTTTAAAACCTTATTTTAAAGAAGAATTTAACAGTACTTACATGTATGAAGACATTCTGTAATAGTTGTAGCGTCTATGAAATACCCTTTGCAGATGGAACACATTATATATGGTGTCAGGTCAGATAGGTTAATCATGCGCTGTAAGCAGAAATaagatttttcaaaaaaaaattttgaCTTTTCTTGTTCAATCAAAGATTACAGGGAGCAAACATGCCACAGTAATACACACTTTGAGACATCATCTGTCCACTGGAAAAAGCTCTCTCTAGAACAGCACTTcaaagtcactttttaaaaaaagtaagcTATAAGCATAGATGTATAGAGTATCACACTATGTGGATGCCTTGGTGATAAAGCCAGGTATCATCTCAAATGCCAGTAAGGCATCTGGGAGATATCAGCTTTCTACAGGGAAGTACTCTCCAAACCCAGCTTCTGtatagaacaatgtttctcaactagtggtactcataccactggtggcacttcaggtggtgtccagtggtacgtGCAGAACCCCAAGGaccttgccacctggcagcaagaccagtaatgaaatgctgagcagcagcagctcagtgggcagagctccagcatgcacattCCATGCAATCAAAAAAGCcttcctccctgagcctcttactggtgtttgttgcatcatgtctggcctcccaaaccaaaAGTAACTGTTGaggacatcatcgccagttattcccagtggtacttccaataggcggaccatgcaaagtggtatagtggggggcaaatgttgagaaactcaGCTGTAGAATGTAGAACCACAGTTCAGGAAGAAAGAGAGGCAAATATACTGTACTCAGGGGATAGGGACAGATGCATCCTACAATCTTGTAGCAGCTCCACACAGCTGACAGATGCCACCTCATTATTTGTCTACTGAAAGCACACTAagacggtggttcccaaactgtgggtttgcaGTCCACCAGTGGGTAACAAATTTTTGGTAGGCCATGAAACTGTCAATTATAGTCTAATTGACAGTCATAATCTAGACTAGACAATTcgattagaccagtgtttctcaaactgtgtgtcgagACCCACTAAGTGGATCATGAACCAATTTAAAttcctatttatttcaatattttatttcattctTAATATatcagacctgatgctaccatgctttgtgattgcatttggggaactgttacagatctgtacttttaactggctactctgtatatgcttttaacaatgacaatcaatggggcttactcctgcgtATGTGTAGGCAGGaatgcagcttaggattgttaaaaaattttctgcttgatgatgtcacttacagtcatgacatcacttctggtgggtcctgacagattctcactgtAAGAAGTgtgccctggtgctaaaagtttgagaaccactggattacactATGTGAATCAAGGTTAAAGacgctgctacttggggggaacaCTATGGTCAATCAAGGTTAAAGacgctgctacttggggggaacaCTATGGTCAAATATAGCTACTATACAAGTACAGCACTTTCAccactgaggcttgagtggtttgtaaggttttttggggggtgggtcccgatgctaaaaagattgggaactgctgaaccAAGAGATGGGAACGCATGTGGACAGAGGCTTTGACAACACTCAGATTGTCATGTTGTGgagaaaatacaaaagaaaatgagCACCTTTGGCTAGAGACAATGATAATTTTTACTCCCTTCCTTCAGGAGAGTAAACTCGGAGTAAACTCCCAACCACCTGGTCAGGAAAGGTAAGCAACCTGCTATGCAGCACCCAGGGGACCAAAACCAAGGGAAGAGCCCAGTCCCAGCCGCGCACTGAAAGGGGGCGAGTGGTTGTACCTCATCCTCGTCGTCCGAATCCActtctccctcctccagcccATAGCCTCGGAAGGCGCCCCTGGGCCCCCCTCCCAGAGCCTCTTCGTCCTCGTCGTCCTCCTCCAACTCCATCGCCTCCTCGTCGTCCTCCTCCAGCTCCTCGTTCCCCTCAGCACTGGACTCCGAGCCCCTCTCCAAGACCGAGCCCGCCCCGGAGCGCCCCGGAGCAGCCAGGGGGGGCTCTGCTTCCTCCTCGCCTGGACCCTCAGCCCCCAgctccatcccctcccccagctccatcCCTCTGGGCGCCCAGAGACTCTCACTGCAGACACCGCTACACACAGCGCCCGCAGGACCAACTCGTCGTCTCCCccacagctgccccacccccttcctccccaccacacaatACGGACTACAAAGTCAGCGCGCATGCGCAAAGACGGTTGGCGCCCGACACGCTGAACAGCAGCTCCTGCCTTGCCCCCCGCCCCTACATATTGCCTCTAAGGATTCCGGGAAATCGAGTTTTTTGCTCCTCCGCTTTGGGGAACTGCTGATATTTTGCCCTAGGCAGGGTAGCCCGTCGGTTCCTATAATGGTTAAAGGTCTTGGAACCGAGTTTCGGTTTCTGGCGTCCATGTATATGTTCATGGGACTGGGAAccgaagcctatgcatgtctgctcagaagtaagtcccattatagtcattggggtttactccaaggtaagtgtggatgggattgtggtctgaggctgcaatcctgtccacacttacctgggagtaagccccaatgactacaatgggacgtacttctgagtagatatccataggattgggctgaaatcctatccatgcttacctgggagcaagcggCAGGCAGAGACGCCTCCCCGGCGGCTACTGTCCACTTGCACCAGCAGGCACAGGCGGGACCAGTCCTGCTTGGGGGgcgtgggagggggagagtgaggGGCCTCTTGGTgctcttctcccaggaggagaGTCACCCAGCCAGAGGGGGGTCAGCCGGGGAAATGGGTCTAGGTGGGGACGCTGCAGCAGCACCCTGAAGGTGAGGGGCAAAGGAgcgtctccccctcctgcctgcctgcctgccttgaggGGCTGGGCAGGGGTAGGTGGGGCACCCCTCGGCCCCGCTGACGTCACCAGCGCAGCCCACCTGAAGGGGCGCTGCGAAGAGCCTGGGCAGGTGGAGCGCAGGTAGCGCACCCGgcgggggcggggctggagcgCTGCAGCAGTGACGCCAGGAGAACTCCGTGACGCAGCAACAGAGCTAAGAGGCGGCCGGAGCAGCCCGTCTTCGGGGGCGGCGCGTTGGCGCAGCGGGTGTGTCCGCGGCGGGGATGCGGACCGTGGCTCGGCCATGAGTTCGCCTCCGCCGGGGAGCCGGTGCCGCCTGGTGGGCGCCCAGACGGAGCGCGCGGGCGCTCCCGGGGGCGGGCCAGGCAAGAGCGCGGCGCGAGCGCAGCTCGCGGCCGGCGCCGCCCGGGGAGGCTGCGGGCATTCCCAGCGGTCTCCCGGGCAAGGGCCGCCGAGCTCCGGGGCCCCGAGGCGCCTGCGCTGCCCCTTTTGTTCCCCTGTGTCCCCCAGTTCCGGGGCTGGCGATGGCGGCCCGtagagggaggaagaaggggcAGCCCCGAGCAGACCACACAGGCGGCAGCACTGGGGCAGGGACGACACCTGGTCCCCAGGAGCTACACCCACCCTGTAGCTGAATGCCTGCGTGCCCgattgggctgctgcaggcacacgGTGGAGAGAGAAGCTTAGGGAAGGGGGCATAGTCGACTCCTGCGTTCCTCGCTGCTGCACCTTTCATTGAGCTGCAGGCACGCGGCAAGGAGGAGTCTGCCCCGCAGCTgggatggtggtggcagcagctgggggtggcgtgtgctgctgctgctgcttgatcgCTGCGACCACCTCAGCAGCACACAACAAGCAGTTCCATTTCTGCTGCCGGCTGGTCGCCGTGCACACAGGCGAGAAGAGAGACTCAactgttgcccccctcccccagagggcAGCAGAGATGGGACTGCAGCACGCGCCTCCCCAGCTGCCGCAGCCGCTCCCATCGCCATCTCAGCTGCCCGGGGGCTGTGTGCTGCTGCTTGCAGCCGGCCCCAGCGCTGTGCGTGCGCTTTGCTAGCGCTGGGGCCGGAGACTGAGACTTGGCTGCAGGCACCGCAGAGCGCAGGAGCGACAAGGAGCGGGCTCGTCGCGGCGCGCCTCTCTCTCCTGCAGCAGAGCCCGAGTCTCTTCCCCTCTGCTAAGTGCGCTGCGAGGGGCTCACAGTTCggctgcaggagaggggggcGCGCGGAGCGGGACTGCTTCTTGTCGGTCCTGCGCTCTGCGGTGCCTGCAGcccagtctcacagcccaatcctatgcatgtctactcagaagtaagtttcattatagtcaatggggtttactccaagagaagtatggatagaattgggctgtcagtctccggCTCCAGCGCTAGCAAAGCGCACACACAGCGCTGGGACCggtggcaagcagcagcagcagcacataaacgggtgggtgggtgggtaacaGTTTACCCCCTTAGCTCCGAGCTTGCAACTCACCGGAGGtacaatcctagtcacactttcctgggagtaagccccattgactataatgggacttacttctgagtagacaggcatgcgATGGGCTCTTAagctctttccctccccccttctaacaggcacctaaggctgcaatcctatccaccctttcctgggattaagtcccattgactataatggaatttacttctcagtagacatacaTGGCGTTGGgctcttaggctgaaatcctatccatgcttacctgggagcaagccccattgactataatgggacttacttctgagcacaggCTTGAATTGTTACTTAGAAACATCCCATGGATTTCAGTAGCATTTGGCATAATATGCAATCTTGAGCAAGATTACCAAGAAGTAAACCTCGTTACAACACAGTGGGTCATCTGAGGAGGCGTTTAGGATGGGGTAATAAACAGGCAGAGGACAAATTCAAGTTATTATAATAGAGATAGGTATCTAATTTATCTGTTTCACCTAACAATCCGATTTTCTTTTTGAGGAATTCAGCTTTGCCCAAGCTTTACATCCTTAACAGTGCAGTCGTATGCAGGTTTAATCAGGAGTCAGTTCCACTGCGTTCAAAGGGAGGTATAGTACTCTCAGGAAATGGCATAGTATTGCACTATAAACACATTCTTACCTAAGCACATCTTAGgtcagcccaagcctaggcgtgtctactcagaagtaagtcccattgtcgtcagtggggcttactcccaggaaagcgtgaacaggactgcagcctaaggcgtGGACGTGCAGCTGCTGCTCTCAGACGACCCTCTTCCCACCGACGTTCTATAAACAACGTGCTGCCTCCTCTTGGTCTGTCAAGGAAGCCGGGGTGCCGTAAAGTGTTTCCCGGACTGTCGCAAACGCTGCTGGGCCTCGCTCTGAGGGCCGGTGCCCTGACTGTCGCAAACCGGCGGGCTGCCGGGAGGGGAGGCGCAGGACGTCCAGCATGGCGGCTCTGCCGGAGGAGCCCGCCGAGGCGGTGACGGTGAAGCCGGACCCCGACGCGGGAGCCCCGCCGCCTCCGCCTCCGCCCCCGCCCCCCGCGCCGCCGCTCCCCCTGCCTCAGTCtccggcggcggcagcagcagcggcggcggcggcggcgcctccCCCGCCTCCAGCCGCCGCAGAAGCGGAGCCCTCGGCGGCCGCGGGGGACTCGAAGCCGCCGCCAGCACCCGCCACCGCCGCCGCCCCGGCAGCCTCGCAGCTGCCCAGCGACCGGCAGACGCTGCTGGCCGTGCTGCAGTTCCTGCGGCGCAGCAACCTGCGCGAGTCCGAAGAGATCCTGCGCCGGGAAGCGCGGCTGCTCGCCGACGAGGTCGCTGCCGACCCCGGCCCCGCGACCCCGGCGGCCCACGGCGGGGACGGGCAGGATCCCGCGCAGGCGGCGGGGGAGGCGCTGCTCAGCTCCGTCACCTTCGGCCAGGCCGGCGCCTCCGCCCCCGCCGCGCCCCCCACCGCGCCTCTGGGCGCCCCCGCGAAAGGTGAGGGCGGAGGCCACGCAGCAGTCCCCTTgactactcaagagtaagccccattatgggcAGTGGGACTTGCTCGCAGGAATGTGTGCAGAGGACCGCAGCAGACTTTGTGGGTCTAAATAATACATAGTTCTTATATTCCTGGGGGAACAGTTTACATTATAGAGTAATTATATGCCCCTTGACAACATTCCACAAAACTGTGATGGATAAAACAGTCTTTAAAAACAAGAGTTAATCAgcagctgcttaaaaaaaacaaaaaacacactacaTGTTACGCAAGCATTGTTGATAAGCATATGCATACAGTTTAAAATACTTATACAGTACTGAGGTGTTGAAGATAATGAACTTTGGGACAAAAATAGTGGCATGATATTGTAGCTGAATACAAGACTCCGTAGTCCTTAAAAGAGGTGAGAGGAGTGTACTCAATAGTTGCTTTTTTCTCATCGAAACAATCCTTGCATCTCGTGACAGGGGAATAGTAAATTGTGAAACTTTAATTAAAGGGGCTTACTGAAACATTGGAAATGGCCATAACAACAAAGTTGAAAGATGTTGGCTTTCCCTTTTTCTCCATCATTCTTGCAAACAACTGTCTGTTGCGTTCACTATCTCCCTTACTTCCCCGTGTTTCGTTTTGATTTATTAACTTATAGGccattttaattagaaaagtaGCTTATGATATCCGGGTTCCAGAGAAGCCTGTATGAACATTCAAAACAGTTCTGCACATACAGTGAGGGAGGACTGGATGGGAATATGGGAATCACCTATGGACCTTCATTTCGCCTGATGCATATTTTGCTACCTGCAGAATATACTGGTGGTGGGACAACAGGGTGCTTTTGGAATCTCCTTTGTCCTGGTATTTTGTCTGCAATGTGGGTAAATCATGTCTTGTATAATACTATATATAAAACAGTTTGTGCTCTTTCTTGCTTCTAAGAGTATTTTAGGAAATTAATACTATTCCTGTATTACGATGGGAAACTTGACCCAGAGTTTCTTTGAATGTTCCATTCCTGCACTTGGAAATTTCTTCAGAGGCTTTTTGTC
Protein-coding regions in this window:
- the LOC136635979 gene encoding polycomb group RING finger protein 6-like — protein: MELGEGMELGAEGPGEEEAEPPLAAPGRSGAGSVLERGSESSAEGNEELEEDDEEAMELEEDDEDEEALGGGPRGAFRGYGLEEGEVDSDDEDERMINLSDLTPYIMCSICKGYFIDATTITECLHTFCKSCIVRHFYYSNRCPKCNIVVHQTQPLYNIRLDRQLQDIVYKIVVNLEEREKKQMHDFYRERGLEIPKPAVPQPVAVGRGRPRKVVGSVFRIPPELDVSLLLEFIG